From Streptomyces sp. HUAS MG91, the proteins below share one genomic window:
- a CDS encoding alpha/beta fold hydrolase — protein MPILDLNPALRGEPAHTLVLFHHAGGSSRGFAPLLPHLPADWRVWGVDLPGRLLDRGRDRCRTAVEAVDYLRSTLGPALSGPFSVFGHSLGALLAFEVARALESERRGPCWLGVSGSRAPQRFVSSPGPPGRARDLLRQVHGLGGPTGDPAGRGDRHALARLVARTLSADMDLVADYAYTPGTPLRTALSVFGGEDDPLAPAAALGEWSALASGPVPCHTWPGGHFYLYEHAEAVCARLVTSCRSQTAPG, from the coding sequence ATGCCGATCCTCGACCTCAACCCGGCCCTGCGCGGCGAGCCCGCCCACACGTTGGTGCTGTTCCACCACGCGGGCGGCTCGTCGCGCGGGTTCGCCCCGCTGCTGCCCCACCTGCCCGCGGACTGGCGGGTCTGGGGCGTCGACCTGCCCGGCCGCCTTCTGGACCGGGGCAGGGACCGATGTCGTACGGCCGTGGAAGCCGTCGACTACCTGCGTTCCACCCTGGGGCCGGCGCTGTCGGGCCCGTTCTCCGTCTTCGGCCACAGTCTGGGAGCGCTGCTCGCCTTCGAAGTGGCGCGGGCACTGGAGTCGGAGCGGAGGGGGCCGTGCTGGCTCGGCGTCTCGGGAAGCCGGGCCCCGCAGCGGTTCGTGAGCTCCCCGGGCCCGCCGGGGCGGGCCCGCGACCTCCTGCGCCAGGTGCACGGCCTGGGCGGACCGACCGGTGACCCCGCCGGCCGCGGTGACCGGCACGCCCTCGCCCGGCTGGTGGCGCGCACCCTGAGCGCCGACATGGACCTGGTCGCGGACTACGCCTACACGCCAGGCACCCCGCTGCGGACGGCGCTGTCCGTGTTCGGCGGGGAGGACGATCCGCTGGCGCCCGCGGCGGCCCTGGGGGAGTGGTCCGCCCTCGCCAGCGGCCCGGTGCCCTGCCACACCTGGCCCGGAGGGCACTTCTACCTCTACGAGCACGCCGAAGCGGTGTGCGCCCGACTCGTCACCTCGTGCCGGTCGCAGACCGCCCCGGGCTGA
- a CDS encoding 4'-phosphopantetheinyl transferase superfamily protein, translated as MTLPIPPQSSADLWILRQPPLGSCTGELDLTELDAAERSRAGTCRREAGRLLYSSAHVALRRLLSAYLDTDPRSLRMGREACPCCDEPHGRPVLEYPDTPLHFSLSHSNGMALIGISTVPLGVDVEKVPAPKTVDVCTPALHPDEQRELATGPADVVGFGQLWTRKEAYLKGLGTGLGRPLAADYLGADPALRPDGWEVVDVPCGPQHVAAAALRGTERARVRVHWLAMESLYKENPVPLDPGRSLLAELVA; from the coding sequence GTGACATTGCCGATCCCGCCGCAAAGTAGCGCAGACCTGTGGATCCTGCGGCAGCCGCCGCTCGGCAGCTGCACGGGCGAACTGGACCTCACCGAACTCGACGCGGCCGAACGCAGCCGTGCCGGGACGTGCCGGCGCGAGGCGGGCCGGCTGCTCTACAGCAGCGCGCACGTGGCCCTGCGCCGCCTGCTCAGCGCCTACCTGGACACCGATCCGCGCAGTCTGCGGATGGGCCGCGAGGCGTGCCCCTGCTGCGACGAGCCGCACGGCCGGCCGGTCCTCGAATACCCCGACACACCCCTGCACTTCTCCCTCTCCCACAGCAACGGCATGGCCCTCATCGGCATCTCGACGGTGCCGCTCGGCGTCGACGTGGAGAAGGTCCCCGCGCCCAAGACGGTCGACGTCTGCACTCCCGCCCTGCACCCGGACGAACAGCGCGAGCTGGCGACCGGGCCCGCGGACGTCGTCGGCTTCGGGCAGCTGTGGACGCGTAAGGAGGCCTACCTGAAGGGCCTGGGCACCGGACTCGGCCGCCCCCTGGCCGCCGACTACCTCGGCGCCGACCCGGCGCTGCGGCCCGACGGCTGGGAGGTCGTCGACGTGCCCTGCGGTCCGCAGCACGTCGCGGCCGCCGCGCTGCGCGGCACCGAGCGGGCCCGGGTACGGGTGCACTGGCTGGCCATGGAGTCCCTGTACAAGGAGAACCCGGTGCCGCTCGACCCCGGACGCTCCCTCCTCGCCGAGCTGGTCGCCTGA